In Malus sylvestris chromosome 16, drMalSylv7.2, whole genome shotgun sequence, the following are encoded in one genomic region:
- the LOC126606202 gene encoding uncharacterized protein LOC126606202: MGEALFELEQHLRYKQVKLTPEEIKLLFTCKSKAVREFTFGGLAAATVAWTASKKLNKFVRLNLSGGAAAIFGLWSFSRSLNSCVDHILSQDGSRLQAELATIMVKKYQNDPSMMRLISKQFYSEKVFDDANSDQPTLRWRYRNYFSDNITHGRRTDYSDSQGGSEQASHGDHQSASDSDSRNTQNDSDIKRFAPKQVPMNTNVDSMVDPFDCVFGNATSEEILLPSTSSTDSPPKVHTHKHRRSHRRRRMHHEEEVPKMQHM; the protein is encoded by the exons ATGGGAGAAGCTTTGTTCGAGCTGGAGCAACATCTCAGGTACAAACAG GTCAAATTGACGCCTGAAGAAATTAAGCTTCTTTTTACGTGCAAGTCCAAAGCTGTCAGGGAGTTTACGTTCGGAGGTCTTGCTGCTGCTACTGTTGCCTGGACAG CATCAAAGAAGCTAAATAAGTTTGTTCGACTTAACCTTTCAGGAG GAGCTGCTGCTATATTTGGACTATGGAGCTTCTCGAGGTCTTTAAACTCATGTGTTGACCATATTCTTTCTCAGGATGGAAGTCGTTTGCAGGCAGAGTTAGCAACTAT AATGGTGAAAAAGTATCAGAATGATCCTTCTATGATGCGGCTTATCTCTAAACAGTTCTACTCTGAGAAAGTTTTTGATGATGCGAACTCAGATCAGCCAACACTGAGGTGGCGTTATCGGAATTATTTTAGTGATAACATTACCCATGGTCGAAGAACAGATTACAGTGATTCTCAAGGTGGTTCAGAACAGGCTTCCCATGGTGACCATCAGAGTGCTTCTGACAGTGATTCCCGGAACACCCAGAATGACTCTGACATAAAACGTTTTGCTCCTAAACAAGTTCCT ATGAACACTAATGTTGATTCAATGGTCGACCCTTTTGATTGCGTGTTTGGTAATGCAACAAGTGAGGAGATTCTTCTTCCGAGTACCTCTAGCACTGACAGTCCCCCAAAAGTACATACTCATAAACATAGAAGATCTCACCGTAGGCGTCGTATGCACCATGAGGAAGAAGTACCAAAAATGCAACACATGTAA
- the LOC126606197 gene encoding pentatricopeptide repeat-containing protein At4g14820, producing MSSLPHTTLALPPHPNPYPNTPATLSTAVSSARSLTHLRQVHAQILKSNLDRPDSLLFNLLLSSCTLSPSLHYPLSIFNQIPKPQIHLCNKLLREFSRRAEPDKALLVYERMRREDVGVDRFSIPPLLKAVARASALSEGMEIHGVAWKLGFHSDPFVETGLVRMYAACGRIMDARLVFDKMSRRDVVAWSIMINGYCQSGHFDTAFRLFEEMKNSNAEPDPDEMILSAILSACGHAGKLAYGKAIHDFIMENDIVVDSHLRSALIAMYAGSGSMDLAQQLFDKTSQKNFVVATAMVSGYSKLGRVEDARLIFDQIVEKDLVCWSAMISGYAESDRPQEALRLFAEMEASGLRPDPVTMLSVVSACGHLGALDQAKWVHLYVDKNGFGRVLSVNNALIDMYAKCGNLEKATEVFDNMRRRNVISWTTMISAFAIHGEASNALNFFNQMKDENFEPNGVTFVGVLYACSHAGLVEEGRRVFESMIDEYNITPKHEHYGCMVDLFGRAGLLREALEVIEAMPFAPNVVIWSSLMAACQIHGETELGEYAARQLLELEPDHDGALVSLSNIYAKQGRWEDVGIVRKTMKSSGISKERGYSRIELNNKVHEFLMADRSHKQADQIYEKLDEVVSEVKLVGYTPNTSCVLFDLEEEEKKEAILLHSEKLALSYGLISKKQGSSIHIVKNLRICEDCHTFMKLASKVYEREIIVRDRTRFHHYKHGLCSCKDYW from the exons ATGTCCAGCCTTCCCCACACCACCCTAGCCCTCCCTCCCCACCCGAACCCGTACCCTAACACACCCGCAACCCTCTCCACCGCCGTATCCTCCGCCAGAAGCCTCACCCACCTCAGACAAGTCCACGCTCAAATCCTAAAATCCAACCTCGACCGCCCCGACTCCCTCCTTTTCAATCTCCTCCTCTCCTCCTGCACCCTCTCGCCGAGCCTCCACTACCCTCTTTCCATCTTCAACCAAATCCCCAAACCCCAAATCCATTTGTGCAACAAGCTCTTGCGCGAGTTCTCACGACGCGCTGAGCCCGATAAGGCCCTTTTGGTGTATGAGAGGATGAGGAGGGAGGATGTGGGGGTGGACAGGTTCAGCATTCCGCCGCTGCTGAAGGCGGTGGCCAGAGCTTCGGCTTTGAGTGAAGGGATGGAGATTCACGGTGTAGCTTGGAAGTTGGGTTTTCATTCGGACCCGTTTGTGGAGACCGGGTTGGTCAGAATGTATGCCGCTTGTGGGAGGATCATGGATGCACGGTTGGTGTTTGATAAAATGTCTCGCAGAGATGTGGTTGCGTGGAGTATTATGATTAACGG GTACTGTCAGAGTGGCCATTTCGACACCGCATTCCGCCTGTTTGAAGAGATGAAGAACTCTAATGCGGAGCCAGATCCAGATGAGATGATACTTTCTGCCATTCTTTCAGCTTGTGGTCATGCTGGAAAGTTGGCTTATGGGAAAGCAATCCATGACTTCATTATGGAGAATGATATTGTGGTTGACTCTCATTTACGGAGCGCACTTATCGCCATGTATGCAGGTAGTGGCTCTATGGACTTGGCTCAGCAGTTGTTTGACAAGACATCACAAAAAAATTTCGTAGTTGCAACCGCAATGGTTTCTGGGTATTCAAAACTGGGACGGGTTGAAGATGCGCGTTTGATTTTTGACCAAATTGTTGAGAAGGACCTGGTCTGCTGGAGCGCCATGATATCTGGTTATGCAGAAAGTGATCGACCTCAAGAGGCTCTTAGATTGTTTGCTGAAATGGAAGCTTCGGGGTTAAGACCTGATCCAGTGACCATGTTGAGTGTCGTTTCAGCTTGCGGTCATCTTGGTGCACTGGATCAAGCTAAGTGGGTTCATTTATATGTTGACAAGAATGGATTTGGCAGAGTTTTGTCTGTCAACAATGCGCTGATTGATATGTATGCCAAATGCGGGAACCTGGAAAAAGCAACAGAGGTGTTTGACAACATGAGAAGAAGAAATGTGATATCTTGGACCACTATGATTAGCGCCTTTGCGATACATGGGGAGGCTAGTAATGCACTAAACTTCTTCAATCAAATGAAAGATGAAAACTTTGAGCCGAATGGGGTTACATTTGTGGGTGTGCTTTATGCTTGTAGCCATGCGGGGTTAGTTGAGGAGGGTAGAAGAGTCTTTGAATCGATGATCGATGAATACAACATCACTCCGAAACATGAGCACTATGGATGCATGGTTGACCTCTTTGGTCGTGCCGGTCTTTTGAGAGAAGCTCTTGAGGTTATAGAGGCAATGCCCTTTGCACCGAATGTTGTCATTTGGAGTTCTTTGATGGCTGCTTGTCAGATTCATGGTGAGACTGAATTAGGAGAATATGCTGCAAGACAGCTTCTTGAGCTGGAACCAGACCATGATGGAGCCCTTGTGTCATTATCAAACATTTACGCAAAACAAGGAAGATGGGAAGATGTTGGCATTGTGAGGAAAACAATGAAAAGCAGTGGTATATCTAAGGAGAGGGGGTATAGCAGGATAGAACTAAACAACAAGGTACACGAGTTTTTAATGGCGGATAGAAGTCATAAACAAGCAGATCAGATCTATGAAAAATTAGACGAGGTAGTTAGTGAGGTGAAGTTGGTTGGTTATACTCCCAACACGAGTTGCGTTTTGTTTGATttagaagaggaagaaaagaaggaagCGATTCTCTTGCACAGTGAGAAGTTGGCTCTTTCTTACGGTTTGATAAGTAAGAAGCAAGGTTCAAGCATTCACATAGTTAAGAATCTCCGAATTTGCGAAGACTGCCATACTTTCATGAAGTTGGCTTCAAAGGTGTATGAGAGAGAGATTATTGTCAGAGATAGGACTAGGTTTCATCACTACAAACATGGTTTATGCTCTTGTAAAGACTATTGGTAA